A stretch of the Amycolatopsis sp. BJA-103 genome encodes the following:
- a CDS encoding ABC transporter substrate-binding protein yields MKRWTKAVALFLAVTVTTACGAGGRPEGEEKGATVGVTDTTVKIGAHFPLTGVAAPGYSEIPSGHQAYYDYVNANGGINGRKIEFVAKDDGYNPTNTSAVTNELVLKEEIFAMVGGLGTPTHSAVVDFLNSSKVPDLFVSSGSLRWGDDPKKAPFTFGWQPDYEIEGKIIGDWVRKNLPGAKVGLFVQDDDFGRDGEKGARRYLDKQIVEVAKYSPGNTDIAPQIAKLKAAGADLVLGFTVPSYTALSQLASLKIGFKPKWFYSNVGSDPALVGSLLARFSEGKVTNGASLIDGVVTTEYLPGVDAPDNAWTKLWRKIWSEHGKGGDLTNYRIYGMAQAYTFVQALQAAGRDLTRERVVEVLQQKGKTFAGPGLAPFRYTGDSHLGISGMSVVELHGGAGKDLTPVLVTDIGEAPIEADDSAANDAPPANGIPEAKAGN; encoded by the coding sequence ATGAAACGCTGGACCAAGGCCGTGGCCCTCTTCCTGGCCGTCACGGTCACCACCGCCTGCGGTGCGGGAGGCAGACCCGAGGGCGAAGAAAAGGGGGCGACCGTCGGCGTCACCGACACCACCGTCAAGATCGGGGCGCACTTCCCGCTGACCGGCGTGGCCGCGCCGGGCTACAGCGAAATCCCGAGCGGTCATCAGGCCTACTACGACTACGTGAACGCGAACGGCGGGATCAACGGCCGCAAGATCGAGTTCGTGGCGAAGGACGACGGCTACAACCCGACGAACACCAGCGCGGTCACCAACGAACTGGTGCTCAAGGAAGAGATCTTCGCGATGGTCGGCGGCCTCGGCACGCCGACGCACAGCGCCGTCGTCGATTTCCTCAACAGCTCGAAGGTCCCGGATCTGTTCGTGTCTTCAGGATCGCTGCGCTGGGGCGACGATCCGAAGAAGGCGCCCTTCACCTTCGGCTGGCAGCCGGACTACGAGATCGAGGGCAAGATCATCGGCGACTGGGTGCGGAAGAACCTGCCCGGCGCCAAGGTGGGCCTGTTCGTCCAGGACGACGACTTCGGCCGCGACGGCGAGAAGGGCGCGCGCCGGTATCTGGACAAGCAGATCGTGGAGGTCGCGAAGTACTCGCCGGGCAACACCGACATCGCGCCGCAGATCGCGAAACTCAAGGCCGCGGGCGCGGATCTGGTGCTGGGCTTCACCGTCCCGTCCTACACCGCGCTGTCCCAGCTGGCGTCGCTGAAGATCGGCTTCAAGCCGAAATGGTTCTACAGCAACGTCGGTTCCGATCCGGCCCTGGTCGGCTCGCTGCTCGCGCGGTTCTCCGAGGGCAAGGTGACCAACGGCGCGTCCCTCATCGACGGCGTCGTCACCACCGAGTACCTGCCGGGCGTCGACGCTCCGGACAACGCGTGGACGAAGCTGTGGCGGAAGATCTGGAGCGAGCACGGCAAGGGCGGCGACCTGACCAACTACCGCATCTACGGGATGGCGCAGGCGTACACCTTCGTCCAGGCGTTGCAGGCGGCCGGGCGGGACCTGACCCGCGAGCGTGTCGTCGAAGTGCTCCAGCAGAAGGGGAAGACGTTCGCAGGGCCGGGCCTCGCGCCGTTCCGCTACACCGGTGACAGCCACCTGGGCATCTCCGGGATGTCGGTGGTCGAACTCCACGGCGGCGCAGGCAAGGATCTGACACCGGTCCTGGTGACCGACATCGGCGAAGCCCCCATCGAGGCGGACGACTCGGCGGCCAACGACGCGCCACCGGCGAACGGGATCCCGGAGGCGAAGGCGGGCAACTGA
- a CDS encoding branched-chain amino acid ABC transporter permease, with protein MQQLLTTALTGLTLGAVYAAFALALVLIWRATRIVNFAQAPMAMITTYLALVLIDAGWSYWLGFAVALFSGLLLGALVERFVVRFVSGKPEINAVILTLGLFIVLHALAALVFGSRYRSFPAPFGLTGFEVGGTTIALTGFGVFTIAAVGVALIGLVLLFRGTDLGLRMRAAAFDREVARLLGVRVGRMLTLGWALAALAGSLSGLLIAGGGLVHPSYMDGVVVYGFVAAVLGGLDSPVGAVVGGVALGLSLSLVSGYVGAELVPLAALAILMVVLLLKPGGLFASVRERRV; from the coding sequence GTGCAGCAACTGCTGACCACCGCGCTCACCGGGCTGACCCTCGGCGCGGTCTATGCCGCGTTCGCCCTGGCGCTGGTGCTGATCTGGCGGGCGACGCGGATCGTGAACTTCGCGCAGGCGCCGATGGCGATGATCACCACGTACCTCGCGCTGGTGCTGATCGACGCGGGCTGGTCGTACTGGCTCGGTTTCGCCGTCGCCCTGTTTTCGGGACTGCTGCTCGGCGCGCTGGTGGAACGCTTCGTGGTCCGGTTCGTCTCCGGCAAACCCGAGATCAACGCCGTGATCCTCACCCTCGGGTTGTTCATCGTGCTGCACGCGCTGGCGGCGCTGGTGTTCGGCTCGCGGTACCGGTCGTTCCCGGCGCCGTTCGGGCTCACCGGCTTCGAGGTCGGTGGCACGACGATCGCGCTGACCGGGTTCGGCGTGTTCACCATCGCCGCCGTCGGCGTGGCGCTGATCGGGCTCGTGCTCCTGTTCCGCGGCACCGATCTGGGCCTGCGGATGCGGGCGGCGGCCTTCGACCGGGAAGTGGCGCGCCTGCTGGGGGTGCGGGTCGGGCGGATGCTGACGCTCGGCTGGGCGCTCGCCGCCCTCGCCGGTTCGCTGTCGGGACTGCTGATCGCCGGCGGCGGGCTGGTCCATCCGTCCTATATGGACGGTGTGGTGGTGTACGGCTTCGTCGCGGCGGTGCTCGGCGGCCTGGACAGCCCGGTCGGCGCGGTCGTCGGCGGCGTCGCGCTCGGCCTGTCCTTGAGCCTGGTCAGCGGCTACGTCGGCGCCGAACTGGTCCCGCTCGCCGCGCTGGCCATCCTCATGGTGGTCCTGCTGCTCAAACCCGGCGGTCTGTTCGCGAGCGTCCGCGAACGGAGGGTCTGA
- a CDS encoding branched-chain amino acid ABC transporter permease produces the protein MPRKPLLLALAGLVVVVLVLENTGPFLTAQFTTMAYFAIAAGGLTVLTGLNGQLSLGHGALMAVGAYSAALLLKSPESALPLPVILLVAMVITLAVGVLVGVAAARLHGPYLAGATLALAVAVPGIPLFFGEALGGEQGLTVRMPEIPGWLADAAYFVTGQDLTRIRYLAYLSWLAVIVVFVLLANLSRSRVGRDWQAVRDEDVAAGLAGIDLGRTRVLAFVVSAGCAGLAGALMALSARLAAPSGFALTLSLLLVSAVVLGGLGSLTGALAGAALLTFLPPLVTGAGTDLGLSDVQAAHLAPLIYGLVTVLIVLLAPAGLAGGLRKLTHRRRNS, from the coding sequence ATGCCGCGCAAACCTCTGCTGCTCGCCCTCGCCGGACTGGTCGTCGTCGTGCTCGTCCTGGAGAACACCGGCCCGTTCCTCACCGCGCAGTTCACCACGATGGCGTACTTCGCGATCGCCGCGGGCGGCTTGACCGTCCTCACGGGACTGAACGGGCAACTGTCACTCGGCCACGGGGCGCTCATGGCGGTCGGCGCGTATTCGGCCGCGCTCCTGCTGAAATCACCCGAGTCCGCCTTGCCGCTCCCGGTGATCCTCCTGGTGGCGATGGTGATCACGCTGGCCGTCGGAGTGCTCGTGGGCGTCGCGGCCGCGCGGCTGCACGGTCCGTACCTCGCGGGCGCGACGCTCGCGCTCGCCGTCGCCGTGCCGGGGATCCCGTTGTTCTTCGGCGAAGCGCTCGGCGGCGAACAGGGGTTGACCGTCCGGATGCCGGAGATCCCCGGCTGGCTGGCGGACGCCGCGTACTTCGTCACCGGCCAGGACCTCACGCGGATCCGTTACCTCGCTTACCTTTCCTGGCTCGCCGTGATCGTCGTGTTCGTCCTGCTGGCGAACCTGTCCCGAAGCCGCGTCGGCCGCGACTGGCAAGCGGTCCGCGACGAGGACGTGGCCGCCGGACTGGCCGGGATCGACCTCGGCCGCACGAGGGTGCTGGCTTTCGTGGTCAGCGCGGGCTGCGCGGGGCTCGCCGGGGCGCTGATGGCGTTGTCGGCACGGCTGGCGGCGCCGAGCGGGTTCGCGCTGACGTTGTCGCTGCTGCTGGTTTCCGCGGTGGTGCTCGGCGGTCTGGGAAGTCTCACCGGCGCGCTCGCGGGAGCCGCGCTCCTGACGTTCCTGCCGCCGCTGGTGACCGGCGCGGGAACGGATCTCGGCCTGTCCGACGTCCAGGCCGCGCATCTGGCGCCGTTGATCTACGGCCTGGTCACCGTCCTGATCGTGCTGCTCGCACCGGCCGGCCTGGCCGGCGGGCTGCGGAAACTCACTCACCGGAGGCGAAATTCATGA
- a CDS encoding aminoglycoside phosphotransferase family protein, which translates to MPQRVTVGVDQVRRLVDDQFPQWSALPVRPVDESGWDNVTFRLGDTMVVRLPSAAEYALAVDKEQRWLPALAARLPLPIPAPLAKGRPDDGYPFSWSIYRWLPGEPASAGGISDPVRFALDLAALRGVDAADWETALDAPWDGVDVWFHGDVAPGNLLLDGGELAAVIDFGTCGVGDPSCDLAIAWTMLTADGRKVFRERLSVDDAAWARGRGWALWKTLIACTRADEEARRVLDEIFSG; encoded by the coding sequence ATGCCCCAGCGCGTCACCGTCGGCGTCGACCAGGTGCGACGGCTGGTCGACGACCAGTTTCCTCAGTGGAGCGCCCTTCCGGTCCGGCCCGTGGACGAGAGCGGCTGGGACAACGTCACCTTCCGCCTCGGCGACACGATGGTGGTGCGCCTGCCGAGCGCGGCCGAGTACGCCTTGGCCGTCGACAAGGAACAGCGGTGGCTTCCGGCGCTCGCTGCCCGGCTGCCGCTGCCCATCCCCGCCCCGCTGGCGAAGGGGCGCCCTGACGACGGCTATCCCTTCTCGTGGTCGATCTACCGATGGCTCCCCGGGGAACCCGCGAGCGCGGGCGGGATTTCCGACCCTGTCCGCTTCGCCCTCGACCTGGCCGCGTTGCGCGGCGTCGATGCCGCCGACTGGGAGACCGCGCTGGACGCCCCTTGGGACGGAGTGGACGTCTGGTTCCACGGTGACGTCGCACCGGGGAACCTCCTGCTCGACGGCGGGGAACTCGCGGCCGTCATCGACTTCGGGACCTGCGGTGTCGGCGACCCGTCCTGCGACCTGGCCATCGCCTGGACGATGCTGACCGCCGACGGCCGCAAGGTGTTCCGTGAGCGCCTGTCCGTCGACGACGCGGCCTGGGCACGCGGGCGCGGTTGGGCTCTGTGGAAGACATTGATCGCCTGTACCCGGGCCGACGAGGAAGCACGTCGAGTCCTCGACGAGATCTTCTCCGGCTGA